A single Tenacibaculum sp. Bg11-29 DNA region contains:
- a CDS encoding carbonic anhydrase family protein yields the protein MKAHTKETQAAISPENAVNLLKEGNKRFQTNNAVERILLDQVLDTSTGQYPFATILSCIDSRVSSELIFDQGIGDIFSARVAGNIVNEDILGSMEFACKLAGTKVIVVLGHTACGAVKGACDNAELGNLTKLISKIKPAVEAVTEPTDLSLRNSSNIGFVNTVAEKNVHLTIDNIRTQSTVLKEMEDENAIKIVGAMYDIHTGLVTFY from the coding sequence ATGAAAGCACATACAAAAGAAACACAAGCAGCAATAAGTCCAGAAAATGCTGTAAATTTATTAAAAGAAGGAAATAAAAGATTTCAAACAAATAACGCTGTAGAAAGAATTTTATTAGATCAAGTTTTAGATACAAGTACAGGACAATATCCATTTGCAACAATTTTAAGCTGTATAGACTCTAGAGTTTCATCTGAGTTAATTTTCGATCAAGGAATTGGAGATATTTTTAGTGCAAGAGTTGCAGGTAACATTGTAAACGAAGATATTTTAGGAAGTATGGAATTTGCTTGTAAACTAGCAGGTACAAAAGTTATTGTAGTTTTAGGTCATACCGCTTGCGGAGCAGTAAAAGGAGCTTGTGATAACGCTGAATTAGGTAACTTAACAAAATTAATTAGTAAAATAAAGCCAGCTGTTGAAGCGGTAACGGAACCAACAGATTTAAGTTTAAGAAATTCTAGTAATATCGGTTTTGTAAATACTGTAGCAGAAAAAAATGTTCATTTAACTATTGATAACATTCGTACTCAGAGTACAGTTTTAAAAGAAATGGAAGATGAAAATGCAATTAAAATAGTCGGTGCTATGTATGATATTCATACAGGTCTAGTAACTTTTTATTAA
- a CDS encoding sodium:proton antiporter, giving the protein MVELAGIIILGILAQWVAWKFKIPAILPLILIGLLVGPIASEFLSADGNKWIEPVWNGQKGLFPGESLFYFVSLAISIILFEGGLTLKLSEVKNVGPVITKLITLGSAVTFFGAAIAVYYIFNLSWEISFLFSGLIIVTGPTVITPILRNIPLKKDIAAVLKWEGILIDPIGALVAVLVFEFISVGGGHTFTKTALIEFGKIVLFGTTFGFTFASGLIFAMKKKLIPHYLLNVFVLASVLGVFVLSDTFAHESGLLAVVVMGMVLGNSNLPQLKELLYFKESLSVLLISILFILLSANINIKDLLLIYNWQTLLLFASVVFIIRPLGVFLSTINSTLKFNEKLFISWVGPRGIVAAGIASLFGLKLAKEGIAGAEYITPLVFMIVLGTVLLNATTARFISKITGVFLKKSEGILIIGASEASRVIAKYFNKIGKQVVLIDTNKENINKANKLGIEALNVDIYSDELVDNIELNNIGYLIALTGNTGINKYAIEKFKNQFGENGAYRISAQSEVHENDTSLKNEIFSCTNNFLSLSEVARTNPTIHELEVETKEEYIKFINKVKNDEKVIPLFIKSSKNQLNIISENNNNIDTGSTIVYLGRKINDE; this is encoded by the coding sequence ATGGTAGAATTAGCAGGAATTATAATACTAGGTATACTAGCACAGTGGGTAGCATGGAAATTTAAAATACCTGCTATTCTACCATTAATATTAATAGGTTTATTAGTAGGGCCAATAGCTTCTGAGTTTTTAAGTGCTGATGGAAATAAATGGATTGAGCCAGTTTGGAATGGTCAAAAAGGTCTTTTTCCTGGTGAAAGCTTGTTCTATTTTGTTTCCCTAGCAATTAGTATTATTCTTTTTGAAGGAGGTTTAACTTTAAAATTAAGTGAAGTAAAAAATGTAGGACCTGTAATTACTAAATTAATAACACTAGGGTCAGCTGTTACTTTTTTTGGAGCAGCAATAGCTGTTTACTACATATTTAATTTAAGTTGGGAAATATCATTTCTTTTTTCGGGATTAATTATTGTTACAGGCCCCACAGTAATTACCCCTATTTTACGAAACATTCCTTTAAAAAAAGACATAGCTGCTGTTTTAAAATGGGAAGGAATTTTAATTGATCCTATAGGAGCCTTAGTTGCTGTTTTGGTCTTTGAATTTATTAGTGTAGGTGGTGGTCATACCTTTACCAAAACCGCTTTAATAGAGTTTGGTAAAATTGTTTTATTCGGTACTACTTTTGGCTTCACATTTGCTAGTGGGCTTATTTTTGCCATGAAGAAAAAATTAATACCACATTATTTATTAAATGTTTTTGTATTAGCATCAGTTTTAGGTGTTTTTGTACTATCAGATACTTTTGCCCATGAATCAGGATTATTAGCCGTTGTTGTAATGGGTATGGTTTTAGGAAACTCTAATTTACCACAACTAAAAGAATTACTATATTTTAAAGAATCGTTAAGTGTATTATTAATTTCTATTCTTTTTATACTACTATCTGCCAACATAAATATAAAAGATTTACTTCTTATTTATAACTGGCAAACATTACTTCTTTTTGCATCTGTAGTCTTTATAATTAGACCTTTGGGTGTCTTCTTATCTACTATTAACTCGACTTTAAAATTTAATGAAAAATTATTTATTAGCTGGGTTGGACCAAGAGGTATTGTTGCTGCAGGTATAGCATCTTTATTTGGTTTAAAATTAGCTAAAGAAGGTATAGCAGGTGCTGAATATATTACACCATTAGTATTTATGATTGTGCTAGGTACTGTACTACTAAATGCAACTACAGCAAGGTTCATATCAAAAATAACAGGCGTTTTTTTAAAAAAATCTGAAGGGATATTAATTATAGGTGCTTCTGAAGCTTCTAGAGTAATTGCCAAATATTTTAATAAAATAGGTAAACAAGTTGTTTTAATAGATACAAATAAAGAAAATATAAACAAAGCAAACAAGTTAGGTATAGAGGCGTTAAATGTTGATATATACTCTGATGAATTGGTTGATAATATAGAGTTAAATAACATAGGTTATTTAATAGCTTTAACAGGAAATACTGGTATTAATAAGTATGCAATTGAAAAATTTAAAAATCAATTTGGAGAAAACGGAGCGTATAGAATTTCAGCTCAAAGTGAAGTTCATGAAAATGATACTAGCTTAAAAAATGAAATATTTTCATGTACCAACAATTTCTTATCATTATCTGAAGTAGCAAGAACAAATCCTACTATTCATGAATTAGAAGTTGAAACTAAAGAAGAATACATTAAGTTTATTAATAAAGTTAAAAATGATGAAAAAGTAATTCCACTATTCATTAAATCTTCAAAAAACCAATTAAATATTATTTCTGAAAACAATAATAACATCGATACCGGTAGTACAATAGTATATTTAGGTCGAAAAATAAATGATGAGTAA
- a CDS encoding Fur family transcriptional regulator — protein sequence MGILRKTKSVKILLEEFDKNSSAISVVMLIERLSLKMNKTTIYRVLEKLEDDGVLHSFLGKNGHKWYAKCSDCSHAEHHDVHPHFQCSDCGKVDCLSTDILIPNIPNRKIDISQLLLQGKCEQCID from the coding sequence ATGGGGATCTTAAGAAAAACAAAATCAGTTAAAATATTACTTGAAGAGTTTGATAAAAACTCAAGTGCTATTTCAGTAGTCATGCTAATAGAACGTCTTAGTTTAAAGATGAATAAAACCACTATATATCGGGTTTTAGAAAAATTAGAAGACGATGGTGTTTTACACTCATTTCTGGGAAAAAATGGTCATAAATGGTATGCTAAATGCAGTGATTGTTCCCATGCTGAACACCACGATGTGCATCCACATTTTCAATGCTCAGATTGTGGTAAAGTAGATTGTTTATCTACCGATATTCTTATTCCAAATATCCCTAATCGTAAAATAGATATCTCTCAATTATTACTACAAGGTAAATGTGAACAGTGTATTGACTAA
- a CDS encoding outer membrane lipoprotein-sorting protein — protein sequence MKKIILSLIAVATLGATFAQSAAEKGLEVAKKAELADTGFKSSTVNLKMTLKNKNGQTSERSLTTKTFELQEDGDKSLIVFNSPRDVKGTATLTFTHKKGSDDQWLFLPSIKRVKRISSNNKSGPFVGSEFAYEDLSSQEVEKYTYKFIEEKGNLVIVEQDPVDPKSGYTRRLVTYNKDKGYRMEKVEFYDRKNSLLKTLTYSKYKLYKNKFWRAGEFNMINKQSNKETKLEFTEYDFNVQLTEEDFSQVALKRAGK from the coding sequence ATGAAAAAAATAATTTTATCATTAATAGCAGTTGCTACTCTTGGAGCTACTTTTGCACAATCAGCAGCAGAAAAAGGATTGGAAGTTGCAAAAAAAGCGGAATTAGCAGATACTGGTTTTAAAAGTTCTACCGTAAATTTAAAAATGACCTTAAAAAATAAAAATGGTCAAACAAGCGAAAGGTCATTAACCACTAAAACATTTGAACTTCAAGAAGATGGAGATAAATCGTTAATCGTTTTTAACAGTCCGAGAGACGTTAAAGGTACAGCAACATTAACTTTTACACATAAAAAAGGATCTGATGACCAATGGCTGTTTTTACCCTCTATAAAAAGAGTAAAAAGAATTTCATCGAATAATAAATCAGGGCCATTTGTAGGAAGTGAGTTTGCTTATGAAGATTTATCATCGCAAGAAGTAGAAAAATATACCTACAAATTTATTGAAGAAAAAGGAAATTTGGTCATTGTAGAACAAGATCCTGTTGATCCAAAATCGGGTTACACAAGAAGGTTGGTAACCTACAACAAAGATAAAGGGTATAGAATGGAAAAAGTTGAATTTTATGACCGCAAAAATTCTTTACTAAAAACGTTAACCTATTCAAAATACAAATTATATAAGAATAAGTTTTGGAGAGCAGGTGAGTTTAATATGATAAACAAACAAAGTAATAAGGAAACAAAATTAGAATTTACTGAGTATGATTTTAATGTTCAATTAACAGAAGAAGATTTCTCTCAAGTTGCTTTAAAGAGAGCTGGTAAATAA
- a CDS encoding RND family transporter gives MNALKKISNASNRFAKQWAEFVIKNKWAVLIGSLILAMGLASQGKMEFDGDYHVFFSKSNPELEAFDALQEKYTKDDNVVIVLSPSNRNVFTKENLTAIEELTKSSWNTPYSSRVDALTNFQHTRAEGDDLFVEDLSYESSLKSAEEIAEIKRRALKEPLLVNRILNTTGSVTAVNITVKLPGIDSAKEIPEVTASVRKMIEEFQEKYPNFKVHTSGLVPLNTAFFESSMNDMGLTLIMLIIVIITTLILTRNIWSTLATLVVVLFSIMSAIGFVGIMGIKLTPPSAVFPTMILTLAVADSIHILITMLQKMRVDGLSKVDALVESIRLNFMPVFITSLTTVIGFLTMNFGDVPPFWDLGNVTAFGMTMAFLFSTTALPAIMSIFPVKSKKVATVVVTKKNRYSQFGNYVVKQPVKLTVISVVVIGVLGFLATKNEFNDEFINYFDKSVKFRTDTDYISENLTGIYNVEFSIGSGESGGINNPTYLKKLNGFENWLNEQPEVIHVNAFSEVARRVNRSMHGDNEAYYKVPDNREEAAQYLLLYELSLPFGLDLNNQINVDKSESRVTVTLKNIDSPQMIAFANRGEQWLKDNAPKEMHALGVSPMLMFSKLGFRQADSMLKGNIIALILISLILMFALRSFKLGLLSIIPNVTPVIIGFGIWAMYKAQINTGMVVVFGMTLGIIVDDTVHFMSKFLRARRELGYTAKEAVVYAFETVGKALVTTTVVLLAGFAVLSTSSFALNSSMARITVVIILSALIIDFILLPSLLILTSKKNKSLKEEN, from the coding sequence ATGAATGCACTAAAAAAAATAAGTAACGCGTCAAACAGATTTGCCAAACAATGGGCAGAGTTTGTAATTAAAAACAAATGGGCCGTATTAATAGGGTCATTAATACTAGCAATGGGACTAGCGTCTCAAGGTAAAATGGAATTTGATGGAGATTATCATGTATTCTTTAGTAAATCAAATCCAGAATTAGAGGCGTTCGATGCGCTGCAAGAAAAGTATACTAAAGATGATAATGTAGTTATCGTATTATCTCCATCGAATCGTAATGTTTTTACAAAAGAGAACTTAACTGCAATTGAAGAATTAACCAAAAGTTCTTGGAATACACCATATTCATCAAGAGTAGATGCGCTAACAAACTTTCAGCATACAAGAGCAGAAGGAGATGATTTGTTTGTTGAAGATTTATCGTATGAATCTTCATTAAAATCAGCTGAAGAAATAGCCGAAATTAAAAGAAGGGCACTTAAAGAGCCTCTTTTAGTAAATAGAATTTTAAACACAACAGGAAGCGTTACTGCTGTTAACATAACAGTAAAATTACCTGGAATAGATAGTGCGAAAGAAATTCCGGAAGTAACAGCTTCAGTTAGAAAAATGATTGAAGAATTTCAAGAGAAATATCCAAATTTTAAAGTGCATACTTCTGGTTTGGTGCCATTAAATACGGCATTTTTTGAATCTTCTATGAACGATATGGGCTTAACATTAATCATGTTAATCATTGTAATTATTACCACGTTAATACTAACAAGAAATATTTGGAGTACGTTAGCAACATTGGTAGTTGTATTATTCTCTATAATGAGTGCCATTGGGTTTGTAGGAATAATGGGAATTAAATTAACACCTCCATCAGCTGTTTTTCCTACCATGATTTTAACATTGGCAGTTGCAGATAGTATTCATATTCTTATTACAATGCTACAGAAAATGAGAGTAGACGGGCTGAGCAAAGTTGATGCTTTGGTTGAATCTATCAGACTAAATTTTATGCCAGTTTTTATTACAAGTTTAACAACTGTAATCGGGTTTTTAACCATGAATTTTGGTGATGTTCCTCCGTTTTGGGATTTAGGAAATGTTACGGCATTTGGGATGACAATGGCATTTTTATTTTCTACGACTGCATTGCCTGCAATAATGTCAATTTTCCCTGTAAAATCAAAGAAAGTAGCTACTGTTGTAGTAACAAAGAAAAACAGGTATTCGCAATTTGGTAATTATGTTGTAAAACAGCCAGTAAAACTAACCGTTATTTCTGTGGTAGTAATTGGAGTATTAGGGTTTTTAGCTACAAAAAATGAGTTTAACGATGAATTTATCAATTATTTTGATAAAAGTGTAAAGTTTAGAACAGATACCGATTATATAAGCGAAAATTTAACTGGTATTTACAATGTAGAGTTTTCAATTGGTAGTGGAGAAAGTGGTGGAATTAATAATCCAACTTATTTGAAAAAATTAAATGGTTTTGAAAACTGGTTAAATGAACAACCAGAAGTTATTCACGTAAATGCTTTTAGTGAAGTTGCAAGACGTGTAAATAGATCTATGCATGGTGATAACGAAGCCTATTATAAAGTACCAGATAATAGAGAAGAGGCTGCACAATACTTATTACTATATGAATTATCATTACCCTTCGGATTGGATTTAAACAATCAAATTAATGTAGATAAATCTGAATCTAGAGTTACTGTTACCTTAAAAAATATTGACAGTCCACAAATGATTGCTTTTGCAAATAGAGGAGAACAATGGTTAAAAGATAACGCTCCTAAAGAAATGCATGCATTAGGTGTAAGTCCAATGTTGATGTTTTCTAAATTAGGTTTTAGACAAGCGGATAGCATGCTTAAAGGAAACATTATTGCACTAATTTTAATTTCATTGATTTTGATGTTTGCCTTACGAAGCTTCAAATTAGGATTATTAAGTATAATACCAAATGTTACTCCTGTAATTATTGGGTTCGGAATCTGGGCAATGTATAAAGCACAAATAAACACTGGGATGGTGGTTGTTTTTGGAATGACCTTGGGAATTATTGTAGATGACACCGTTCATTTTATGAGTAAATTTTTAAGAGCAAGAAGAGAGTTAGGTTATACCGCGAAAGAAGCAGTTGTTTATGCTTTTGAAACTGTAGGGAAGGCTTTAGTTACAACAACTGTTGTTTTATTAGCAGGTTTTGCAGTACTGTCAACATCATCATTTGCATTAAATAGTTCTATGGCTAGAATTACAGTCGTAATTATTCTGTCAGCACTAATCATCGATTTTATTTTATTGCCGTCATTATTAATTTTAACGAGCAAGAAAAACAAGTCTTTAAAAGAAGAAAATTAA
- a CDS encoding TetR/AcrR family transcriptional regulator: MSKTLKHDAKSDYLLDKGIALLWSKGYNATSVNDIVKLAEIPKGSFYFYFDSKEDFVVKAIEKYFNQQFVPALEILENKDLSPKERLIAFYEFRSNTLREELNCKMGCLGCNLANEVAEHSEAIRAIIANKGSLIKTHIANVIEEAQELGEMQKTMDPRDLAEFIEDAGKGAMTTMKEMKDAYPIVNFTKMVTTILLK; this comes from the coding sequence ATGTCAAAAACTTTAAAACACGATGCTAAATCAGATTACCTTTTAGATAAAGGTATAGCATTATTGTGGTCTAAAGGATATAATGCAACCAGCGTTAATGACATTGTTAAGTTAGCTGAAATACCAAAAGGTTCCTTTTATTTTTATTTTGATAGTAAAGAAGATTTTGTAGTTAAGGCTATAGAAAAATATTTCAATCAGCAGTTTGTACCTGCATTAGAAATTTTAGAGAATAAAGACCTTTCACCTAAAGAGCGATTAATTGCTTTTTATGAGTTTAGATCGAATACACTTAGGGAAGAGCTAAATTGTAAAATGGGATGTTTGGGATGTAACTTAGCAAATGAAGTGGCAGAACATAGTGAAGCAATTAGAGCTATTATTGCCAATAAAGGTTCTTTAATTAAAACGCATATTGCAAATGTTATAGAAGAAGCACAAGAGTTAGGAGAAATGCAAAAAACGATGGATCCAAGAGATTTAGCTGAGTTTATTGAAGATGCAGGTAAGGGTGCAATGACAACAATGAAAGAAATGAAAGATGCATATCCTATTGTAAATTTCACAAAAATGGTAACCACCATTTTATTAAAATAA
- a CDS encoding translation factor GTPase family protein, whose protein sequence is MKKPTINIGILAHVDAGKTTLTEHFLYNSGAIRTLGSVDKGSTNTDSLAIEKERGISIKAATTSFEWKDTKINLIDTPGHVDFSSEVERALCVVDAAILVVSAVEGVQAHTLNIWDSLQELQIPTIIFINKIDRQGADAETTITQIERDLKTKAVVLYASENDGLTNATITPVFNADVVTEIKEKSIEHILDCDEHLLTRFLNSEPITDNEYVKSIRDLTINNKITPVYTGIAKNNIGVTELLDGIIAYCKTSKTNTTKELSAFVFKLEHHKVFGTMAYVKVFSGELSSKSTIYNATQQLETKINQTKELHNTKYIDNVVLKSGDIGIITGVLGTKSGDVLGSPTGIPKLPQLHIPVLSVQVIPDNNADYNLLADALQQLDKEDPSLNFKWFKAEKELQLLLMGQMQIEILEHVLKERFLINASFTDPQVVYKETISEKAEGYIRYWMPKPCWAIMTFLIEPAPLNSGVSYRSVVSQNDVHIKYQNEIERTIPKALAQGILGWEVTDVKITLIKGEDHNVHSRPGDFNLATPMGIMQGLKIGGTHLLEPILSFEIKADESLLGKITSELSTRRASFDTPEFIDEVFSLKGRIPVATSLDFSRKLNSITSGKSRLRLQFYGYDTCPKGEGIISDYKGVNPLDEAQWILHRRGAYKADERVI, encoded by the coding sequence ATGAAAAAACCAACTATCAATATAGGTATTTTGGCACATGTAGATGCTGGTAAAACAACACTTACCGAGCATTTTTTATACAATTCAGGCGCTATAAGAACACTAGGGAGTGTAGATAAAGGATCTACCAATACTGATAGTTTAGCTATTGAAAAAGAGCGTGGAATTTCTATAAAAGCCGCGACTACTTCATTTGAATGGAAAGACACGAAGATTAATTTAATTGATACGCCTGGTCACGTAGATTTTTCTAGTGAAGTTGAACGTGCATTGTGTGTTGTTGATGCAGCAATATTAGTGGTTTCGGCAGTAGAAGGGGTACAGGCGCACACCTTGAATATTTGGGATTCATTACAAGAATTACAAATACCAACCATTATTTTTATTAATAAGATTGACCGTCAAGGTGCCGATGCAGAAACAACAATAACTCAGATAGAACGTGATTTAAAAACAAAAGCAGTAGTGTTATACGCTTCTGAAAATGATGGATTAACAAATGCTACAATAACGCCTGTTTTTAATGCGGATGTTGTTACTGAAATTAAAGAAAAATCAATTGAGCATATTTTAGATTGTGATGAGCATTTATTAACACGTTTTTTAAATTCTGAACCAATTACCGATAATGAATATGTAAAGAGTATTCGTGATTTAACAATAAATAATAAAATTACACCTGTTTACACAGGTATTGCTAAGAATAATATTGGGGTAACCGAACTTTTAGATGGGATAATAGCCTATTGTAAAACCTCTAAAACGAATACTACAAAAGAGTTATCAGCTTTTGTTTTTAAGTTAGAGCATCATAAAGTTTTTGGTACGATGGCGTATGTAAAAGTTTTTTCAGGTGAATTATCTTCTAAGAGTACTATTTACAATGCTACGCAACAGTTAGAAACTAAAATTAATCAAACAAAAGAATTACACAATACAAAATACATTGATAATGTTGTTTTAAAATCAGGTGATATTGGTATAATAACAGGAGTTTTAGGAACAAAATCGGGAGATGTTTTAGGGAGCCCAACAGGGATTCCGAAATTACCTCAATTACATATTCCTGTATTAAGTGTTCAGGTGATTCCTGATAATAATGCCGATTATAATTTGTTAGCAGATGCTTTGCAACAACTAGATAAAGAGGATCCTTCTTTAAATTTTAAATGGTTTAAGGCAGAGAAGGAGCTGCAATTGTTGTTAATGGGACAAATGCAAATTGAAATTTTAGAACATGTTTTAAAAGAACGTTTTTTAATTAACGCTAGTTTTACCGATCCTCAGGTAGTATATAAAGAAACAATTAGTGAAAAAGCAGAAGGCTATATAAGATATTGGATGCCAAAACCTTGTTGGGCAATTATGACGTTTTTAATTGAGCCTGCTCCGTTAAACTCAGGAGTTAGCTATCGTAGTGTTGTTTCACAAAATGACGTGCATATTAAATATCAAAATGAAATTGAGCGCACCATTCCGAAAGCTTTAGCGCAAGGAATTTTAGGGTGGGAGGTAACTGATGTGAAAATAACCTTGATAAAAGGAGAAGATCATAACGTGCATTCGAGACCAGGTGATTTTAATTTAGCAACGCCGATGGGAATTATGCAAGGGTTAAAAATTGGTGGAACACATTTATTAGAGCCTATATTAAGTTTTGAAATTAAAGCGGATGAATCGTTGTTAGGAAAAATAACATCAGAATTAAGTACACGAAGGGCTAGTTTTGATACTCCAGAGTTTATTGATGAGGTATTTAGTTTAAAAGGACGAATCCCTGTAGCAACATCATTAGATTTTAGTCGAAAATTAAATTCAATAACTAGTGGTAAATCAAGACTTAGATTACAATTTTACGGGTATGATACTTGTCCTAAAGGAGAAGGTATTATTAGTGACTATAAAGGTGTGAATCCATTAGATGAAGCTCAGTGGATATTACACCGCCGTGGTGCTTATAAAGCTGATGAACGGGTAATATGA